In one window of Leptospira sp. GIMC2001 DNA:
- a CDS encoding transcriptional coactivator p15/PC4 family protein: protein MKRTGVVRDIDKGARGEVIRVEVSEFKGSTYLNLRVWYTDKDGELKPTQKGIAIPPELYDQVKEAITEAESWIKD from the coding sequence ATGAAAAGAACAGGTGTAGTCCGTGATATTGACAAAGGTGCGCGTGGTGAAGTAATTCGTGTGGAAGTGTCCGAATTCAAAGGAAGTACATATCTAAATCTTCGTGTATGGTACACCGACAAAGATGGTGAATTAAAACCAACACAAAAAGGAATCGCGATTCCTCCAGAGCTTTATGACCAAGTGAAAGAAGCAATTACTGAAGCGGAAAGTTGGATCAAGGATTGA
- a CDS encoding TRL domain-containing protein, which translates to MKKYIALTAVFAVALAIACSGGGYSAPSGSIMQDTSLALSAQSDFTPGTAVGTKSGKACATGYLGIVSSGDASLKAAAAAGGITKINYVDYQNDNLLGSVINTTCTIARGE; encoded by the coding sequence ATGAAAAAGTATATTGCTTTAACTGCAGTATTCGCAGTCGCTCTTGCAATCGCATGTTCTGGTGGTGGATATAGTGCACCAAGTGGTTCAATTATGCAAGACACAAGCCTAGCACTTAGTGCACAATCGGATTTTACTCCAGGTACTGCTGTAGGTACTAAGAGTGGAAAAGCTTGCGCAACTGGTTACCTAGGAATCGTTTCTTCAGGTGATGCTTCTCTAAAAGCAGCAGCAGCTGCTGGTGGAATTACTAAAATCAACTACGTAGATTACCAAAACGACAATCTACTAGGTTCTGTAATTAACACTACTTGTACAATCGCTCGCGGAGAATAA
- a CDS encoding ferredoxin-NADP reductase, which yields MSQLPEPQINIFKKSTPLLAKVLKNIQLTPEQGKCKRPKIEGSSSIHRIILSVDHDQYPYLVGQSAGVIPPGSDPKKVEKGSPDTAYTVRLYSIASPSLSFGMKKDTLEFIIKRDNVYDENGDILHSGVCSNYICDLKEGDTVTLTGPAGKKFLLPTTDFVGDIFFFATGTGIAPFYGMCEELLEQKLINHTGNVTVVYGAPYSDEIVLKDYFENLATKHKNFTFITAISREQSNPFDGGKMYISHRIRELNDKIVHALQNNGKFYICGGPKGMERGVLEEMMRLSGTSMTYEEFKKDLESKNQAFIETY from the coding sequence ATGAGCCAATTACCTGAACCACAAATCAATATTTTTAAGAAATCCACACCATTACTGGCAAAAGTTCTCAAGAACATTCAGCTCACTCCAGAACAAGGTAAATGCAAGCGACCAAAAATAGAAGGATCTTCTTCAATCCATAGAATTATCCTAAGTGTTGATCACGATCAATACCCTTATCTCGTCGGACAATCAGCTGGAGTGATTCCTCCAGGTTCCGATCCCAAAAAAGTCGAGAAAGGTTCACCTGATACTGCGTATACGGTGCGACTTTATTCAATTGCTTCTCCAAGTCTTTCATTTGGAATGAAAAAAGACACATTGGAGTTTATAATCAAAAGAGACAATGTCTATGATGAAAACGGGGATATTCTTCATTCTGGTGTCTGCTCCAACTATATTTGTGACTTAAAGGAAGGAGACACAGTAACACTAACAGGTCCTGCCGGTAAAAAATTCCTTTTACCTACTACTGATTTCGTGGGTGATATTTTCTTTTTTGCCACGGGCACAGGTATCGCTCCATTTTATGGCATGTGCGAAGAATTATTGGAACAAAAGTTAATCAATCATACGGGTAATGTAACGGTAGTTTATGGAGCTCCGTATTCAGATGAAATTGTGCTAAAAGACTATTTTGAGAATCTTGCTACCAAACACAAAAATTTTACTTTCATAACAGCAATCAGTCGAGAACAATCCAATCCTTTTGATGGAGGAAAAATGTATATTTCACATCGCATTCGTGAACTGAATGATAAAATAGTACATGCCCTTCAGAACAATGGTAAATTCTATATTTGCGGTGGTCCGAAAGGAATGGAGCGCGGAGTGCTTGAAGAAATGATGCGCTTATCCGGAACAAGTATGACATACGAAGAATTCAAAAAAGATTTAGAATCCAAAAATCAGGCTTTTATTGAAACTTATTGA
- a CDS encoding dicarboxylate/amino acid:cation symporter gives MRKDKNSNLWKKILLGMLLGILLGFIFNKETDLVPIEYSKFLIPWIALPGTLFLGLLQMIMVPLVLSSVALGIAKQNNQSQLGKITITSLFYFTSTTAIAISIGIVLTLWIQPGKKIDMSSIHDIEKSKVNLNLNSEDAEKTKNIPDLIMEIFPKNPLAVLEQASMLSIVIFALLLGLALSQLNLEQSKPLIDLLASVQDFTMVVVGWAISLAPVAVFGLMMQAVANIGLQLILGLSYYVVTVLMGLLSVLVFYLIIIYLVAGVRPFVYLLMLRELHLIAFSSASSGAVIPVSLKTAIEKLKVRESIADLIIPLGATINMDGTAIYQGIATIFLAQMFGVELDLFQLVTLVITVIGASIGTAGTPGVGIVILAGILTSVGVPTSGIAIIFGVDRFLDMCRTAINVTGDVTASKVMDRLFREI, from the coding sequence ATGCGAAAGGATAAGAACTCTAATCTATGGAAAAAAATCCTCTTAGGAATGTTATTGGGAATTCTACTTGGATTCATTTTCAATAAAGAAACAGACTTAGTTCCTATAGAGTATTCAAAATTTCTAATTCCTTGGATTGCATTGCCTGGAACCCTCTTTCTTGGTCTGCTTCAAATGATTATGGTGCCGTTAGTATTATCATCTGTAGCCTTAGGAATAGCTAAGCAAAACAATCAGAGTCAGCTTGGTAAAATCACAATCACGTCTTTATTCTATTTCACATCAACTACTGCTATAGCAATTTCCATCGGAATAGTTTTGACTCTATGGATTCAACCTGGCAAAAAAATTGATATGAGTTCAATTCATGATATAGAAAAATCTAAAGTAAACTTAAATTTAAATTCTGAAGATGCTGAGAAAACTAAAAATATCCCAGATTTAATTATGGAAATTTTTCCTAAAAATCCGCTGGCAGTTTTAGAACAGGCAAGTATGCTTTCCATCGTTATTTTCGCTTTGCTATTAGGACTTGCTTTGTCTCAACTTAATCTCGAGCAATCTAAACCACTCATAGATTTGCTGGCATCCGTTCAAGATTTCACAATGGTAGTAGTTGGTTGGGCAATTTCCTTAGCCCCAGTCGCAGTTTTCGGACTAATGATGCAAGCAGTTGCGAACATCGGTTTGCAATTGATTCTTGGTTTATCTTATTATGTAGTCACAGTTTTAATGGGATTACTATCTGTGTTAGTTTTTTATTTAATTATAATATACCTAGTTGCTGGTGTTCGACCTTTTGTATACCTTCTCATGCTAAGAGAACTGCATCTCATTGCATTTTCATCTGCAAGTTCCGGTGCGGTAATTCCTGTAAGTTTAAAAACAGCAATAGAGAAATTGAAAGTTAGAGAATCGATTGCTGATTTAATCATTCCATTGGGTGCTACAATCAATATGGATGGAACTGCAATATACCAAGGAATAGCTACTATATTTCTAGCACAAATGTTTGGTGTTGAACTGGATTTATTCCAATTGGTTACTTTAGTAATAACAGTAATCGGTGCGTCCATTGGCACAGCTGGAACACCAGGAGTCGGGATCGTAATTCTTGCAGGCATACTGACTTCGGTTGGTGTTCCAACTTCCGGAATTGCCATAATATTTGGTGTGGATAGATTTCTAGATATGTGCCGAACGGCAATCAATGTAACAGGTGATGTTACTGCGAGCAAAGTGATGGATCGCTTATTTCGAGAAATTTAA
- a CDS encoding lipoprotein N-acyltransferase Lnb domain-containing protein: MCIITLSSSIHSQEQQDWQQLAETQFVKLLQSAPNRNLDKIRIQLWTVSPGQTVTTAFGHTALRIFEGEDYGDKDFYLDFGVYDPSPGFLWRFLKGEAAFFVNIIPTNSAYQTWDASGRGVTATELQVTNAQKAKLLAAMLKSYNSYKDGYFYENFTQNCVTFIRDILSEGLEKRMELTEIDSEKNTWRARVLPYSTSIFWLNIEETLLFDHDTDSVRDPNELIYLPDDLLKALQESGVKVENTTIIPDRWPPRDGRSSAIWMVMYLIMIGFALPFPFLQMFERVSEVIYGIVSVVGGLAATLVFFLTSFSFMDQTLAWLVFSPLDYYFLKAYSSWRNKKVIHIIILLRIFMLVTALLLNLFVYDQVLANILFLSFFVHICYAWKRKEELKLFLLPGSK; this comes from the coding sequence TTGTGTATAATAACGCTCTCTTCTTCAATTCATTCTCAAGAACAGCAAGATTGGCAACAATTAGCTGAAACTCAATTTGTTAAATTACTTCAATCAGCTCCAAATAGAAATCTCGATAAAATAAGAATTCAATTATGGACAGTCTCTCCTGGTCAAACTGTGACCACTGCTTTCGGGCATACAGCGCTTCGCATATTTGAAGGCGAAGATTATGGTGACAAAGATTTTTATTTGGATTTTGGAGTTTATGATCCTTCTCCTGGTTTTTTGTGGAGATTTCTAAAAGGTGAAGCTGCATTTTTTGTAAATATCATTCCTACGAATTCAGCTTATCAAACTTGGGATGCCAGTGGCAGAGGTGTTACAGCCACGGAACTCCAGGTTACTAATGCTCAGAAAGCAAAATTACTTGCAGCTATGTTAAAGAGTTATAACTCCTATAAAGATGGATACTTTTATGAGAATTTTACACAAAACTGTGTAACATTCATCCGAGATATTCTTTCTGAAGGATTAGAAAAACGGATGGAATTAACCGAAATTGATTCTGAAAAGAATACTTGGCGTGCAAGAGTTCTTCCTTATTCCACTTCAATTTTTTGGTTAAACATTGAAGAAACTTTATTGTTTGATCATGATACCGATTCAGTTAGAGATCCTAATGAGCTAATATATCTTCCGGATGATTTACTAAAAGCCCTCCAGGAATCAGGAGTCAAGGTTGAGAATACAACAATTATCCCTGATCGTTGGCCACCAAGAGACGGACGGAGTAGTGCAATCTGGATGGTTATGTATCTAATCATGATTGGTTTTGCATTACCTTTTCCGTTTTTACAAATGTTTGAGCGAGTATCCGAAGTAATTTATGGAATTGTTTCAGTTGTCGGTGGACTTGCAGCGACGCTTGTTTTTTTTCTAACATCTTTTTCTTTTATGGATCAGACATTGGCTTGGTTGGTCTTCTCGCCTTTGGATTATTATTTTCTTAAGGCTTATAGTTCTTGGAGAAATAAAAAAGTTATACATATTATAATATTGTTAAGAATCTTTATGTTAGTTACTGCTTTATTGTTAAACCTTTTTGTTTATGATCAAGTACTTGCTAATATACTATTTCTTTCATTTTTCGTTCATATCTGCTATGCTTGGAAGAGAAAGGAAGAACTGAAATTATTCTTACTTCCGGGATCTAAATGA
- a CDS encoding 7-carboxy-7-deazaguanine synthase QueE gives MDIVHGNIHEIYLSVSGEGITTGVPTIFIRIAGCSLRCGITSEGRKLWCDTGYALSPNAGKKLSISEIIDQIGTLNSKVGSQILITGGEPLEGDNRTLVQELISHKKDICLNPFYPNPRIETNGAESVKDLPDAVFTLDYKLPGSGMEDRMDISNFEIINGRKNPLDEIKFVIRDHFDFNRSLEIIDLYKPNCNLLFSPVQSELNPEELADWVKVSNIPRARLSLQIHKYLWGDKRGV, from the coding sequence ATTGACATCGTGCACGGTAACATCCATGAAATTTATTTATCTGTATCCGGTGAGGGTATAACAACTGGAGTTCCGACTATTTTCATTCGAATTGCCGGATGTTCTCTACGTTGTGGAATAACTTCAGAAGGCAGAAAATTGTGGTGTGATACTGGATACGCTCTATCTCCCAATGCAGGAAAGAAACTCTCAATCTCCGAAATTATCGATCAGATTGGAACTCTCAACTCAAAAGTTGGCTCACAAATTCTGATAACTGGTGGAGAACCATTAGAAGGTGATAATCGAACTCTAGTTCAAGAATTAATTTCACATAAAAAGGACATTTGCCTGAATCCTTTTTATCCAAATCCAAGAATTGAAACCAATGGCGCTGAATCTGTAAAAGATCTTCCAGACGCAGTCTTTACGTTGGATTATAAACTGCCGGGATCTGGAATGGAAGACCGAATGGATATTAGCAACTTTGAAATTATCAATGGAAGAAAGAATCCCCTGGATGAAATCAAATTTGTGATTCGTGATCATTTTGATTTCAATCGAAGTTTAGAAATTATCGATTTATATAAACCCAATTGCAATCTACTTTTCTCACCTGTTCAGAGTGAACTCAATCCTGAAGAATTAGCAGATTGGGTAAAGGTTTCAAATATTCCAAGGGCTAGATTGTCCTTACAAATTCATAAATATCTTTGGGGCGATAAGAGAGGGGTTTAA
- a CDS encoding anti-sigma factor antagonist (This anti-anti-sigma factor, or anti-sigma factor antagonist, belongs to a family that includes characterized members SpoIIAA, RsbV, RsfA, and RsfB.) has product MQVEVKLEYPIVAAGTPTENHLLVRLKTPPVVKGQRQPLVVGLAIDKSWSMKGEKMDAVLEAASALVNWLTRLDYLAVIAYSNDVQVVQALTNLTEKISITDKIRNIKVATSTNLSGGWLQTLRALDSKKIEGAFKRVILLTDGNPTLGIKEPSQFIQIAKDHAAKGISTTTIGVGDDFNEDMLREIASAGGGNFHFIDNPEQASDIFFQEFGDIGALYAQAIELKVEIPSSMQFESVLNNLSYDKSEDISEFRGDMGAVGKQTIQIQAGDIRSDDIKNIILKFKTSNSKVKGINDFKIEASYYNLLEGMKLETVSANGKFEYGNQTSKQDPDVLVELLVVQTADAILTASELIRNGNSQDARSLVSEQIGRLEKSKHYAPNALGSLLNRLQVLESKINENSNTVSKIFLASGSNLSSKGADMMDMKDVNFHDDIFIYSSIGDIDLYKCPEIKTLIQEKMTAGFRFIIFDMKGTSHIDSSAIGTLIQIVGWLRRRGGELIVSDLKDSVRKVFEITKLYNHIRVAQSLDDAKESISRILITREGDKN; this is encoded by the coding sequence ATGCAAGTCGAAGTAAAATTAGAATATCCGATTGTTGCAGCGGGCACCCCGACTGAGAACCATTTGCTGGTTCGCCTGAAAACTCCGCCTGTAGTCAAAGGTCAGAGACAACCGCTAGTAGTGGGTCTTGCAATTGATAAGAGTTGGTCGATGAAAGGGGAGAAAATGGATGCGGTTTTAGAAGCAGCATCAGCTCTCGTGAACTGGCTAACAAGGCTGGATTACCTCGCAGTCATAGCATATTCAAACGACGTACAAGTTGTACAGGCACTTACGAATTTGACTGAGAAAATTTCCATCACTGATAAAATTCGGAATATCAAAGTTGCGACATCTACTAATCTTAGTGGTGGATGGCTTCAAACTTTACGCGCCCTTGATTCTAAAAAGATCGAAGGAGCTTTCAAGAGAGTAATACTATTAACAGATGGCAATCCAACTTTAGGAATCAAAGAGCCATCTCAATTTATACAAATAGCTAAGGATCATGCGGCCAAAGGAATCTCAACAACTACGATTGGAGTGGGTGATGATTTTAATGAAGATATGCTTCGTGAAATTGCGAGTGCAGGAGGTGGAAATTTTCACTTTATTGATAATCCGGAGCAAGCATCTGATATATTCTTTCAAGAGTTTGGAGATATAGGTGCCTTATATGCACAAGCGATAGAATTGAAAGTTGAAATACCAAGCTCGATGCAGTTTGAAAGTGTATTGAATAATCTCTCCTATGATAAATCTGAAGATATCTCTGAATTTCGTGGTGATATGGGTGCCGTTGGTAAGCAGACAATTCAGATTCAAGCTGGAGATATTCGATCTGATGATATAAAAAATATAATTCTCAAATTCAAAACTTCTAATTCAAAAGTAAAGGGAATCAACGATTTTAAAATTGAAGCAAGCTATTATAATCTTTTGGAAGGAATGAAATTAGAAACCGTATCTGCAAATGGAAAATTTGAATATGGTAACCAAACATCGAAGCAAGATCCAGATGTATTGGTTGAGCTTCTTGTAGTTCAGACTGCGGATGCTATTTTGACTGCTTCTGAATTGATACGAAATGGTAATAGCCAAGATGCTCGTTCTTTGGTATCCGAACAGATTGGTCGCTTAGAAAAGAGCAAGCATTATGCACCGAATGCATTGGGTTCGCTATTGAATCGATTGCAAGTTTTGGAATCTAAGATCAATGAGAACTCCAATACAGTAAGTAAAATCTTTCTCGCATCAGGAAGCAATCTCTCCTCTAAGGGTGCAGATATGATGGATATGAAAGATGTTAATTTTCATGATGATATTTTTATCTACTCATCAATCGGTGATATTGACTTGTACAAATGTCCAGAAATCAAAACTTTGATTCAAGAAAAAATGACAGCAGGATTTCGTTTCATAATTTTTGACATGAAAGGAACAAGTCACATCGATTCTTCTGCTATTGGAACTTTGATTCAAATTGTTGGTTGGTTGCGAAGACGCGGTGGTGAGTTGATTGTTTCGGATCTGAAAGACTCGGTGAGAAAAGTTTTTGAGATTACAAAACTGTACAATCATATCCGAGTTGCACAGAGTTTGGACGATGCTAAAGAAAGTATCTCTCGTATACTAATAACGAGAGAAGGTGACAAGAATTAA
- a CDS encoding SH3 domain-containing protein — protein sequence MKTILKPLIILSFFGILLSSNCKSKAISAITDMSLYQGYVISPNGVAILESPGDYKKKLTVLKKGTEFKVLQDKIPDPKVGDKKFWYKVSGSDKEGFISYDEAILNQSISVFHKTEKETGGIITASNLNVRDFPGTDSKVSFQVNQFDLVKILATGSFYETIRGKSGYWQHIETEDGKQGYAFGSHITIYPMAEAKAAQARKEIEISGLVRITTDKPKFLDSPGPTGKPVSPEKIFDLIYCYSYDKSLEPKKGEFIQVSRKAQIDSKNYYFAVYQHFSGMEGCEIGAGGWIEDSSIEYYTNFDYSELTKKEATHLSSEQISALTNYHSKTNPSDVGSSLLNLKLSYIEPISWNETSGSLPLSMAYIFYGYKHDRMIDRSATGSLVNSPSFNSYDFTKVIFLKTEKGLTEISNEIWGEPTFADLDNDGKPEILLTQEERGGISYSLMGWVNGRYEPINLEFDGSSEIYDMEIRVNDDNTITTTVSKYNEATKDWDPVEKKYKYSKGKMIAL from the coding sequence GTGAAAACAATCCTAAAACCATTAATTATCCTCTCATTTTTCGGAATTTTATTATCATCCAACTGTAAATCCAAAGCCATCTCAGCTATAACAGATATGAGCCTTTACCAAGGCTATGTAATTTCGCCAAATGGAGTAGCCATCCTTGAGTCTCCTGGAGATTACAAAAAGAAACTAACAGTTCTCAAAAAAGGAACCGAATTCAAAGTTTTACAAGATAAAATTCCAGATCCAAAGGTCGGTGATAAAAAATTTTGGTACAAAGTGTCCGGAAGTGATAAAGAAGGTTTTATTAGTTATGATGAAGCTATTCTAAATCAAAGCATTTCTGTTTTTCATAAAACAGAAAAAGAAACCGGTGGAATCATTACCGCTTCTAATCTGAATGTAAGAGATTTTCCTGGAACTGATTCGAAAGTATCATTTCAAGTGAATCAATTTGATTTAGTGAAAATTTTGGCAACTGGTTCTTTCTATGAAACTATACGCGGCAAATCTGGATATTGGCAACATATTGAGACAGAGGATGGCAAGCAAGGTTATGCATTTGGATCACATATAACAATCTATCCTATGGCTGAAGCCAAAGCAGCTCAGGCAAGGAAAGAAATTGAAATCTCTGGATTGGTTCGTATAACTACGGATAAACCAAAATTCTTAGATTCTCCGGGTCCAACTGGCAAACCAGTTTCTCCTGAAAAGATTTTTGATCTTATCTATTGTTATTCTTACGACAAAAGCTTAGAGCCAAAAAAAGGCGAATTCATTCAAGTTTCTAGAAAAGCTCAAATTGATAGTAAAAATTATTATTTCGCAGTATATCAACATTTCTCAGGAATGGAGGGATGCGAAATTGGAGCTGGTGGATGGATTGAAGATTCATCCATCGAATATTACACTAACTTTGATTATTCTGAACTTACTAAGAAAGAAGCAACCCATTTAAGTTCTGAACAGATCTCTGCTTTGACAAATTATCATTCTAAAACAAATCCTTCTGATGTTGGAAGTAGTCTTCTAAATCTAAAATTATCTTATATTGAACCAATTTCTTGGAATGAAACATCGGGATCTCTGCCTTTGAGTATGGCTTACATTTTTTACGGCTATAAACATGATCGTATGATCGATAGATCAGCAACCGGTAGTCTTGTTAATTCTCCATCGTTCAATTCGTACGATTTTACTAAAGTGATTTTCCTTAAAACCGAAAAAGGACTCACAGAAATTTCAAATGAAATTTGGGGCGAACCAACGTTTGCTGACCTTGATAATGATGGCAAACCAGAAATCCTTCTTACGCAAGAAGAGAGAGGTGGAATTTCTTATTCATTGATGGGTTGGGTAAACGGTAGATACGAACCTATAAATTTAGAATTTGATGGATCGAGTGAAATTTATGATATGGAAATTCGCGTAAATGATGACAATACAATAACTACTACAGTATCAAAATACAATGAAGCCACAAAGGATTGGGATCCTGTAGAAAAGAAATATAAATATTCTAAAGGAAAAATGATAGCATTGTAA
- a CDS encoding putative bifunctional diguanylate cyclase/phosphodiesterase yields the protein MKTKSNLYFYTFLSKFLFPKHYLAKILAVAFLGTHVPLLALLGYFVASTSESFEEALPILLVALGATLIGAILTLISLSLLLSPVSAVSQSLRDYLSTKLRPNLPTEFKDEAGILMRDASELINQLDDSIFSLNNYDQESGLPNLLLFTERSEEIIQERSNADSKEYSNLILFVIEIENIKDLRESNSESVFNQLFYSLTDELRKMLPKIFIVGRTKDNEIALFIKNLETNFIVNDLARQISSKISKGISIENKILYPIIDIGISFYPSDGYSIKDLLSSARIATSQTNKSNERIYFASEKASAQFRYNLEIQSELRKAIDNKEINLVFQPRVSIETGKCQSFEILARWNHKTKGSISPGVFVSIAEESDLIIDLGDYIIEESLIQWNEWRKKGFTPKISINVAAKQLLDDKFIHKLDNLLNLYNVEVQFLEIELTESGLINNIEKGIEVMHSLKDRNISIALDDFGTGFSSLSYLNRFPVSTLKIDQSFIFNIETSDSARAIVASTIALAKSLGIKSTAEGIEKQADVDFLKSKGCDEGQGYLFERPESPDVIFEKYKAK from the coding sequence ATGAAAACAAAATCCAATTTGTACTTCTATACTTTTTTATCTAAATTCCTTTTTCCTAAGCATTATTTAGCGAAAATTCTTGCTGTTGCATTTTTAGGAACTCATGTGCCCTTACTGGCTCTATTAGGTTATTTTGTAGCATCAACTTCAGAGTCTTTTGAAGAAGCACTTCCCATTTTATTGGTTGCATTAGGAGCAACCTTGATTGGTGCAATCCTAACTCTTATCTCTCTTAGTTTACTATTGTCACCTGTATCAGCTGTTTCTCAATCTTTGCGAGATTATCTTAGCACAAAACTGAGACCAAATCTTCCTACAGAGTTCAAAGATGAAGCAGGAATTCTTATGAGAGATGCTTCAGAATTGATCAATCAACTGGATGATTCCATATTTTCCCTCAACAATTATGATCAAGAGTCAGGCTTACCGAATCTACTTCTATTTACAGAGAGATCAGAGGAAATAATACAAGAAAGATCTAATGCGGATAGTAAAGAATATTCGAATCTAATTTTATTTGTAATTGAAATAGAAAATATTAAAGATCTAAGAGAATCAAATAGTGAATCTGTCTTCAATCAATTGTTCTACTCATTAACAGACGAACTTCGAAAGATGTTGCCGAAGATTTTTATTGTTGGAAGAACCAAGGATAATGAAATCGCATTATTTATTAAAAATTTGGAAACAAATTTTATCGTAAATGATTTGGCGCGGCAAATTTCTAGTAAGATATCAAAAGGAATATCGATTGAGAATAAAATTTTATATCCCATTATTGATATAGGTATATCTTTCTATCCTTCTGATGGATATTCAATTAAAGATTTATTATCCTCCGCAAGAATTGCTACATCACAAACCAATAAAAGTAATGAGAGAATATATTTTGCATCAGAAAAGGCGTCGGCTCAATTTCGATACAATCTTGAAATACAATCTGAACTTCGAAAGGCAATTGATAATAAAGAGATCAATTTAGTATTTCAACCAAGAGTTTCTATTGAAACGGGTAAGTGCCAATCTTTTGAAATTCTAGCAAGATGGAATCACAAGACTAAAGGATCGATTTCTCCAGGTGTATTCGTATCAATAGCGGAAGAAAGTGATTTGATAATTGATCTTGGAGATTATATTATAGAGGAATCTTTAATACAATGGAATGAATGGCGAAAAAAGGGATTTACTCCGAAAATTTCCATTAATGTTGCCGCTAAGCAATTGCTTGATGATAAATTTATACATAAGTTAGATAATTTATTGAACCTATACAACGTTGAAGTACAGTTTTTGGAGATTGAGCTTACTGAAAGTGGGTTGATTAACAATATTGAAAAAGGAATTGAAGTTATGCATTCATTGAAAGACAGAAATATATCTATTGCACTAGATGATTTTGGAACTGGTTTCTCATCTTTATCATATCTAAACCGATTTCCTGTTTCTACATTAAAGATTGATCAATCATTTATTTTCAATATCGAAACAAGTGATTCAGCGAGAGCAATCGTTGCTTCTACAATTGCACTAGCAAAAAGTTTAGGAATCAAATCAACCGCGGAAGGAATAGAAAAGCAAGCGGATGTTGATTTTTTGAAATCCAAAGGTTGTGATGAAGGTCAAGGATATTTATTTGAGCGACCAGAAAGTCCTGATGTAATATTTGAAAAATATAAGGCTAAGTAA
- a CDS encoding fatty acid desaturase, which yields MNSSQYSIVDIRKTIPDKYFKPNLYKSIFYFIWDVSIIGLLYYSVFLIDSIYYLPFFWFLTGTMFWALFVVGHDCGHGSFSKISWLNSLIGHLAHTPILVPYHGWRISHRIHHSNTGNPDKDETWYPISDSQYEKLSLPKRIARYKLFLIVFPLYLFVRSPGKDGSHFHPKSNLFKENERSQVVLSTTLWVIMVCFLGWTIFQYGIISFLIYYFVPYTIFVIWLSLVTYLHHTDVNIPWYRNEDWTFLKGAMSTIDRSYGIFEPIHHNIGSHVIHHIFAGIPHYNLLEAKKHLKKALGSDYRESKNSLFYDFMKSYRDCITIPDKGNIVYYKRPESN from the coding sequence ATGAACTCGTCACAATACTCTATAGTTGATATAAGAAAAACAATTCCCGATAAATACTTTAAACCAAATCTATATAAATCGATTTTCTATTTTATTTGGGATGTCTCTATCATAGGTCTTTTGTATTACTCAGTATTTCTAATTGATTCAATTTATTATTTACCATTCTTTTGGTTTTTAACAGGAACTATGTTTTGGGCTTTGTTTGTTGTTGGTCACGATTGTGGACACGGATCCTTTTCCAAAATTTCTTGGTTGAATTCATTGATTGGGCATCTGGCGCATACGCCGATTCTTGTTCCCTATCATGGATGGAGAATTTCGCATCGAATACATCACAGTAATACTGGCAATCCTGATAAAGATGAAACTTGGTATCCTATTTCTGATTCTCAGTATGAAAAGTTAAGCTTACCAAAAAGAATAGCTAGATATAAATTATTCTTAATAGTTTTTCCTTTGTATTTATTTGTACGATCTCCAGGCAAAGATGGTTCACATTTTCATCCCAAAAGTAATTTATTTAAAGAAAATGAAAGATCTCAAGTTGTTTTGAGTACGACTTTATGGGTCATAATGGTTTGTTTTCTCGGCTGGACTATTTTTCAATATGGAATCATTTCGTTTCTTATCTACTATTTTGTTCCTTACACAATTTTTGTAATATGGTTATCTTTGGTGACCTATCTTCATCATACGGATGTGAATATCCCTTGGTATAGAAATGAAGATTGGACCTTTCTTAAAGGAGCTATGTCAACAATCGATCGTAGTTATGGAATTTTTGAACCAATTCATCACAATATTGGAAGTCATGTTATTCATCACATATTTGCTGGTATTCCTCACTACAATCTATTAGAAGCTAAGAAACATCTTAAAAAAGCGCTTGGATCCGATTATCGTGAATCCAAAAACTCATTGTTCTATGATTTTATGAAATCATATCGTGACTGTATAACGATTCCAGACAAAGGCAATATAGTTTATTATAAAAGACCAGAATCGAACTGA